ATTCAGTGGAAACAGTCAAGCTTTGACTAGTTTCTGTGCCCAACGTTTCTTTCGTAGATTCCGTAGTGGACAACGTTGAGTTGGCTTCCATCGTAGTGGACATAGATTCTTGGTAGGGGCCAGGAGTGACTGTGGGTGACGTTTCCACTGTGGGAGTAGAGGCTGTCTGTGGTGACGATTCCTCTGTTGAGCCTTGTGTGCTATATGGGGCTAGCTTGGTGACCGTGGACTGGGAGGTGCCTGCTTGACTGGCTGTACTTGAACGTGAAGAGATCGTGGCTTCAGTGGTGCTCTCCGAGCCTGATGCTGTGGAGGAGGATTGCTGAGAAAGGgtagattctgtgtttgtgacatggaatgttgtttccgactggcttgactcagtgctaccctctgatgctgtggaagtttgtcccagcgttgtaccagagtacacctctgttgtcattgtgggagtaggtgttgtagcttctcttgatggtgtggacctcgcacttgtgggcgttgtgaaaagagtggaaagcgtagatgtctggcttggtgtctctgttgtatacgaactggttatggtagatgtgttttctgtcattgctgAGGATGTTCCAGTCAGCATTTCCGATGTCAAGCTTTCCTCAGTCGTTGAAACAGTGGATACTGAAGACGTGTCAGTCCTCGTCGTTTCTTGAGTGGTTGGCTCCTGAGAGGAAGTTGTAGATGCAGTGGCAAGGGAAGCAGATTCCGTGGAGGCCGATTCAGTGGAAACAGTCAAGCTTTGACTAGTTTCTGTGCCCAACGTTTCTTTCGTAGATTCCGTAGTGGACAACGTTGAGTTGGCTTCCATCGTAGTGGACATAGATTCTTGGTAGGGGCCAGGAGTGACTGTGGGTGACGTTTCCACTGTGGGAGTAGAGGCTGTCTGTGGTGACGATTCCTCTGTTGAGCCTTGTGTGCTATATGGGGCTAGCTTGGTGACCGTGGACTGGGAGGTGCCTGCTTGACTGGCTGTACTTGAACGTGAAGAGATCGTGGCTTCAGTGGTGCTCTCCGAGCCTGATGCTGTGGAGGAGGATTGCTGAGAAAGGgtagattctgtgtttgtgacatggaatgttgtttccgactggcttgactcagtgctaccctctgatgctgtggaagtttgtcccagcgttgtaccagagtacacctctgttgtcattgtgggagtaggtgttgtagcttctcttgatggtgtggacctcgcacttgtgggcgttgtgaaaagagtggaaagcgtagatgtctggcttggtgtctctgttgtatacgaactggttatggtagatgtgttttctgtcattgctgAGGATGTTCCAGTCAGCATTTCCGATGTCAAGCTTTCCTCAGTCGTTGAAACAGTGGATACTGAAGACGTGTCAGTCCTCGTCGTTTCTTGAGTGGTTGGCTCCTGAGAGGAAGTTGTAGATGCAGTGGCAAGGGAAGCAGATTCCGTGGAGGCCGATTCAGTGGAAACAGTCAAGCTTTGACTAGTTTCTGTGCCCAACGTTTCTTTCGTAGATTCCGTAGTGGACAACGTTGAGTTGGCTTCCATCGTAGTGGACATAGATTCTTGGTAGGGGCCAGGAGTGACTGTGGGTGACGTTTCCACTGTGGGAGTAGAGGCTGTCTGTGGTGACGATTCCTCTGTTGAGCCTTGTGTGCTATATGGGGCTAGCTTGGTGACCGTGGACTGGGAGGTGCCTGCTTGACTGGCTGTACTTGAACGTGAAGAGATCGTGGCTTCAGTGGTGCTCTCCGAGCCTGATGCTGTGGAGGAGGATTGCTGAGAAAGGgtagattctgtgtttgtgacatggaatgttgtttccgactggcttgactcagtgctaccctctgatgctgtggaagtttgtcccagcgttgtaccagagtacacctctgttgtcattgtgggagtaggtgttgtagcttctcttgatggtgtggacctcgcacttgtgggcgttgtgaaaagagtggaaagcgtagatgtctggcttggtgtctctgttgtatacgaactggttatggtagatgtgttttctgtcattgctgAGGATGTTCCAGTCAGCATTTCCGATGTCAAGCTTTCCTCAGTCGTTGAAACAGTGGATACTGAAGACGTGTCAGTCCTCGTCGTTTCTTGAGTGGTTGGCTCCTGAGAGGAAGTTGTAGATGCAGTGGCAAGGGAAGCAGATTCCGTGAAGGCCGATTCAGTGGAAACAGTCAAGCTTTGACTCGTTTCTGTGCCCAACGTTTCTTTCGTAGATTCCGTAGTGGACAACGTTGAGGTGGCTTCCATCGTAGTGGACATAGATTCTTGGTAGGGGCCAGGAGTGACTGTGGGTGACGTTTCCACTGTGGGAGTAGAGGCTGTCTGTGGTGACGATTCCTCTGTTGAGCCTTGTGTGCTATATTGGGCTAGCTTGGTGACCGTGGACTGGGAGGTGCCTGCTTGACTGGCTGTACTTGAACGTGAAGAGATCGTGGCTTCAGTGGTGCTCTCCGAGCCTGATGCTGTGGAGGAGGATTGCTGAGAAAGGgtagattctgtgtttgtgacatggaatgttgtttccgactggcttgactcagtgctaccctctgatgctgtggaagtttgtcccagcgttgtaccagagtacacctctgttgtcattgtgggagtaggtgttgtagcttctcttgatggtgtggacctcgcacttgtgggcgttgtgaaaagagtggaaagcgtagatgtctggcttggtgtctctgttgtatacgaactggttatggtagatgtgttttctgtcattgctgAGGATGTTCCAGTCAGCATTTCCGATGTCAAGCTTTCCTCAGTCGTTGAAACAGTGGATACTGAAGACGTGTCAGTCCTCGTCGTTTCTTGAGTGGTTGGCTCCTGAGAGGAAGTTGTAGATGCAGTGGCAAGGGAAGCAGATTCCGTGGAGGCCGATTCAGTGGAAACAGTCAAGCTTTGACTAGTTTCTGTGCCCAACGTTTCTTTCGTAGATTCCGTAGTGGACAACGTTGAGTTGGCTTCCATCGTAGTGGACATAGATTCTTGGTAGGGGCCAGGAGTGACTGTGGGTGACGTTTCCACTGTGGGAGTAGAGGCTGTCTGTGGTGACGATTCCTCTGTTGAGCCTTGTGTGCTATATGGGGCTAGCTTGGTGACCGTGGACTGGGAGGTGCCTGCTTGACTGGCTGTACTTGAACGTGAAGAGATCGTGGCTTCAGTGGTGCTCTCCGAGCCTGATGCTGTGGAGGAGGATTGCTGAGAAAGGgtagattctgtgtttgtgacatggaatgttgtttccgactggcttgactcagtgctaccctctgatgctgtggaagtttgtcccagcgttgtaccagagtacacctctgttgtcattgtgggagtaggtgttgtagcttctcttgatggtgtggacctcgcacttgtgggcgttgtgaaaagagtggaaagcgtagatgtctggcttggtgtctctgttgtatacgaactggttatggtagatgtgttttctgtcattgctgAGGATGTTCCAGTCAGCATTTCCGATGTCAAGCTTTCCTCAGTCGTTGAAACAGTGGATACTGAAGACGTGTCAGTCCTCGTCGTTTCTTGAGTGGTTGGCTCCTGAGAGGAAGTTGTAGATGCAGTGGCAAGGGAAGCAGATTCCGTGGAGGCCGATTCAGTGGAAACAGTCAAGCTTTGACTCGTTTCTGTGCCCAACGTTTCTTTCGTAGATTCCGTAGTGGACAACGTTGAGGTGGCTTCCATCGTAGTGGACATAGATTCTTGGTAGGGGCCAGGAGTGACTGTGGGTGACGTTTCCACTGTGGGAGTAGAGGCTGTCTGTGGTGACGATTCCTCTGTTGAGCCTTGTGTGCTATATGGGGCTAGCTTGGTGACCGTGGACTGGGAGGTGCCTGCTTGACTGGCTGTACTTGAAAGTGAAGAGATCGTGGCTTCAGTGGTGCTCTCCGAGCCTGATGCTGTGGAGGAGGATTGCTGAGAAAGGgtagattctgtgtttgtgacatggaatgttgtttccgactggcttgactcagtgctaccctctgatgctgtggaagtttgtcccagcgttgtaccagagtacacctctgttgtcattgtgggagtaggtgttgtagcttctcttgatggtgtggacctcgcacttgtgggcgttgtgaaaagagtggaaagcgtagatgtctggcttggtgtctctgttgtatacgaactggttatggtagatgtgttttctgtcattgctgAGGATGTTCCAGTCAGCATTTCCGATGTCAAGCTTTCCTCAGTCGTTGAAACAGTGGATACTGAAGACATGTCAGTCCTCGTCGTTTCTTGAGTGGTTGGCTCCTG
This portion of the Haliotis asinina isolate JCU_RB_2024 chromosome 10, JCU_Hal_asi_v2, whole genome shotgun sequence genome encodes:
- the LOC137298784 gene encoding mucin-22-like, yielding MTTEVYSVTTLGQTSTASEGSTESSQSETTFHVTNTESTLSQQSSSTASGSESTTEATISSRSSTASQAGTSQSTVTKLAPYSTQGSTEESSPQTASTPTVETSPTVTPGPYQESMSTTMEATSTLSTTESTKETLGTETSQSLTVSTESASTESASLATASTTSSQEPTTQETTRTDMSSQSSSTASGSESTTEATISSRSSTASQAGTSQSTVTKLAPYSTQGSTEESSPQTASTPTVETSPTVTPGPYQESMSTTMEANSTLSTTESTKETLGTETSQSLTVSTESASTESASLATASTTSSQEPTTQETTRTDTSSQSSSTASGSESTTEATISSRSSTASQAGTSQSTVTKLAPYSTQGSTEESSPQTASTPTVETSPTVTPGPYQESMSTTMEANSTLSTTESTKETLGTETSQSLTVSTESASTESASLATASTTSSQEPTTQETTRTDTSSQSSSTASGSESTTEATISSRSSTASQAGTSQSTVTKLAPYSTQGSTEESSPQTASTPTVETSPTVTPGPYQESMSTTMEANSTLSTTESTKETLGTETSQSLTVSTESASTESASLATASTTSSQEPTTQETTRTDTSSQSSSTASGSESTTEATISSRSSTASQAGTSQSTVTKLAPYSTQGSTEESSPQTASTPTVETSPTVTPGPYQESMSTTMEANSTLSTTESTKETLGTETSQSLTVSTESASTESASLATASTTSSQEATTQETTRTDTSSQSSSTASGSESTTKATISSLSSTASQAGTSQSTVTKLAPYSTQGSTEDSSPQTASTPTVETSPTVTPGPYQESMSTTMEATSTLSTMESTKETLGTETSQSLTVSTESASTESASLATASTTSSQEATTQETTRTDTSSQSSSTASGSESTTEATISSLSSTASQAGTSQSTVTKLAPYSTQGSTEDSSPQTASTPTVETSPTVTPGPYQESMSTTMEATSTLSTMESTKETLGTETSQSLTVSTESASTESASLATASTTSSQEPTTQETTRTDTSSHQRVALSQASRKQHSMSQTQNLPFLSNPPPQHQARRAPLKPRSLHVQVQPVKQAPPSPRSPS